The following proteins are encoded in a genomic region of Cricetulus griseus strain 17A/GY chromosome 7, alternate assembly CriGri-PICRH-1.0, whole genome shotgun sequence:
- the LOC113836632 gene encoding uncharacterized protein LOC113836632, giving the protein MVGGEEAAEAPGASTGALLGADRSHLEPQPPCLRDGTGDGGVRCCRDPSPAPPVRSSAATAGGPVCAAHSGGSPASGLGCGVSGGGGSGSGPSREVTIVRGDKGAPGPSASTSARRPPWPGPRAPAPPPALCGDRRLARSAPARELAIARPLAPTLTHNRSRRDLRAPPPVSGPEMLLASPWCCPGRLCRGRVRRHPDKHCDPSHSDTFALTPPTPRASRAHTHTHLLGPRGTM; this is encoded by the exons atggtggGTGGGGAGGAAGCAGCCGAAGCCCCGGGAGCTAGTACGGGGGCTCTGTTAGGAG CTGACCGCAGTCACCTGGAGCCGCAGCCTCCCTGCCTGCGGGACGGCACTGGGGATGGCGGTGTCCGCTGCTGCCGGGATCCGTCGCCGGCCCCTCCGGTGAGATCTTCGGCTGCGACGGCGGGGGGCCCGGTATGCGCGGCTCACAGCGGCGGCTCTCCCGCGTCCGGCCTCGGCTGCGGCgtctcgggaggcggaggcagcgGCAGCGGCCCGAGCCGCGAGGTCACCATCGTCCGCGGCGACAAAGGCGCTCCCGGGCCGAGCGCCAGCACCAGCGCCCGGCGGCCGCCATGGCCTGGTCCCCGCGCTCCGGCTCCGCCCCCCGCGCTCTGCGGCGACCGCCGGCTCGCGCGCTCTGCGCCTGCGCGCGAGCTTGCCATCGCCCGGCCCCTTGCGCCCACGCTCACTCACAATCGCTCACGGCGGGATCTTCGCGCGCCGCCTCCGGTGAGTGGGCCTGAGATGCTGCTGGCTTCTCCCTGGTGCTGTCCCGGGAGGCTATGCCGAGGCAGGGTGAGGCGACACCCGGACAAGCACTGTGACCCCAGCCATTCTGACACGTTCGCGCTCACTCCGCCGACACCACGAGCCTCACGCGCCCACACCCACACTCACCTGCTGGGACCACGTGGGACAATGTGA